TACGGCGCGGAGATCTACCTGAAGCGCGAGGACCTCTCGCCGGTGCGCTCCTACAAGATACGGGGCGCCTTCAACTTCTTCCGCAAGGTTCTGGCAGAGCCGGATGGCGCGCGCAGTTTCGTCTGCGCCTCGGCCGGCAACCACGCACAGGGCTTCGCCTTTGTCTGCCGGCATTTCGGCGTGCCGGGCGTGGTCTTCATGCCCGTGACGACGCCGCAGCAGAAAATCGACAAGACGCGCATGTTCGGCGGCGAGTTCGTGACGATCAGGCTCGTCGGCGACTTCTTCGACCAGTGCTACAAGGCTGCCCGCGACCATGCGGAGGCGACCGGCGCGCTGATGGTGCCGCCTTTCGACCATGCGGATATCATCGAGGGGCAGGCGACCGTGGCGGCGGAGATCGTCGCCCAGCTCGGTGAAGGCAAGCTGCCGGACCTCGTGGTCCTCCCTGTCGGCGGCGGCGGCCTTGCCTCCGGCGTCACCGGCTACCTCGACGGCATGATCGACCCATCGAGCTTCCTGTTCTGCGAGCCGGCCGGCGCGCCGAGCCTCAAGCGCAGCCTTGAAAACGGCGCGGTGGTGACGCTCGACCAGGTCGACAATTTCGTCGACGGCGCCGCGGTCGGTGAGATCGGCGCGCTGAATTTCGCGGCGCTCAACCGCTTCTCCGCCGATCAGGTCATGCTGCTTTCGGAAAACGCGATCTGCGTGACGATGATCGACATGCTGAACGTGGAGGGCGTGGTGCTGGAGCCCGCCGGCGCGCTGTCGCTGACGGCGCTGGATGCGCTCGGCCGTGAGGCGCTGGAGGGCAAGACGGTCGTCGCCGTCGTCTCCGGCGGCAATTTCGACTTCGAGCGCCTGCCGGACGTCAAGGAACGGGCGATGCGCCATGCGGGGCTGAAGAAATACTTCATCCTGCGCCTTGCCCAGCGCCCCGGCGCGCTGCGCGACTTCCTCAACATGCTCGGCCCGGACGACGATATCGCCCGCTTCGAGTACCTGAAGAAATCCGCCCGCAACTTCGGCTCGATCCTCATCGGCATCGAAACGAAGGCGCCGGAGAATTTCACGGCGCTCACGAAGGCGTTCGACGCCGCCGGCATGCGCTACCAGGACATCACCGAGAACGAGATTCTCGCAAACCTCATCATCTAGGGACACGGCGCCGGCCGTGCGTTTCTCTTGGAGCGCGCGGCCGCCTGTGCTAGCAATCGACCATGGCATCGTTCTTTTCAAAACTCTTCGGTCGCGGCGGCGGCTCGGATGCTCCGGCAAAGGTTGCCGAGGAAACCGAGACCTATAACGACCTTCTCCTTGTCGCTGCCCCCATTGCTGAAGGCGGTCAGTATCGGCTCGCGGGCCGCATCGAAAAGCAGGATGGCGAGCGCGTGCTGATCCGCACGTTCATTCGTGCCGACCTCTTCTCCTCGCGGGACGACACGGTGGCCTCGACCTTCCGCAAGGCCCGGCAGATCGCCGACCAGCACGGCGCGTCGCTGTTCGGCGACGGCGCGGAGAGCCGGCAGGTCTAAATAATCCGGATGCTTGGCAGGAAGACGCTGGAGAACCGGCGCGATTGCCTGTATCCGCAGAAGATGACTTTTGGCGATTCTCCCCGTGTCCCAAGGCGGGGATAGTCGAAGATTCGCGGACCGATCATGGGTACAGAAAACCTGATCCTGCTTCTCATCGAAGCCGGGTTCTATTTCGTCTTCATGGTGGGCATCCTGCATCTGCGCCATCAATTGGGCATCGGCGTGTTCA
This DNA window, taken from Shinella zoogloeoides, encodes the following:
- the ilvA gene encoding threonine ammonia-lyase; translated protein: MKPDVDAACEALRGLFPETPLQLNEHLSARYGAEIYLKREDLSPVRSYKIRGAFNFFRKVLAEPDGARSFVCASAGNHAQGFAFVCRHFGVPGVVFMPVTTPQQKIDKTRMFGGEFVTIRLVGDFFDQCYKAARDHAEATGALMVPPFDHADIIEGQATVAAEIVAQLGEGKLPDLVVLPVGGGGLASGVTGYLDGMIDPSSFLFCEPAGAPSLKRSLENGAVVTLDQVDNFVDGAAVGEIGALNFAALNRFSADQVMLLSENAICVTMIDMLNVEGVVLEPAGALSLTALDALGREALEGKTVVAVVSGGNFDFERLPDVKERAMRHAGLKKYFILRLAQRPGALRDFLNMLGPDDDIARFEYLKKSARNFGSILIGIETKAPENFTALTKAFDAAGMRYQDITENEILANLII
- a CDS encoding HlyU family transcriptional regulator, yielding MASFFSKLFGRGGGSDAPAKVAEETETYNDLLLVAAPIAEGGQYRLAGRIEKQDGERVLIRTFIRADLFSSRDDTVASTFRKARQIADQHGASLFGDGAESRQV